One Danio rerio strain Tuebingen ecotype United States chromosome 13, GRCz12tu, whole genome shotgun sequence DNA window includes the following coding sequences:
- the mcmbp gene encoding mini-chromosome maintenance complex-binding protein (The RefSeq protein has 2 substitutions compared to this genomic sequence), with translation MPTTHDWINNPLGVVDGLFAQSNSSPDWEKKVVEYFKEKLKLNDAHTWVPSLNDVPLHYLKPNSLVKFRCMVQDMFDPEFFMGVYEMNDPTSNSKQVKCGKYKDVTECGQVDFNSRNTVTSERQTFYCVPIPGESNWVKESYAGTSQARVVPSTSYVPNRHKRSYEEDDEMDTQCQQTKDISQGAQSSTESHGNTEPKRQETEAPSQDSSSSHCTSSLDLNFPLPGEKGPACLVKVYEDWDSFKLNDMLEVFGILSVDPALSVIADEREASSLLDPTEGMETMEEQRVHSPPASLVPRLHMLYAQPLAHNNPLLPSSPLENNADYLSCVLGELASVRAELLTFFTHILMGDSLAAEYLILHLISNVYSRRDVLPLGKFTLNLSGCPLSSPFTEHLFKVIQQLVPSSYRLSMSLHNMNTQRMVPRKDYTANRLVSGTLQLAKNTSLFLDETQLEQGQLDSTGVRNITALGNLISWQKVDYDFNYHQMEFPCNINVLIASEGRSLLPSDCQVHLRASLNPPNLEEYLSAVQVAQVPSQLNKYRVYLSVARALNYTISDEITKAVEEDFVDMRKDDPQSMSAEDLHRLLVVARLLSLSHGQNTLSRDGWMKAKQLEALRISRTQQQKCVNGNEP, from the exons ATGCCCACTACTCATGACTGGATCAATAACCCGCTGGGTGTTGTTGACGGGCTGTTTG CCCAGAGTAACTCCAGTCCAGACTGGGAGAAGAAAGTTGTGGAGTATTTCAAAGAGAAACTGAAACTAAACGACGCTCATACATGG GTTCCTTCTCTGAATGATGTTCCTCTGCACTACCTAAAGCCCAACAGCCTTGTAAAATTTCGTTGCATGGTCCAGGATATGTTTGATCCAGAGTTTTTCATGGGTGTTTATGAGATGAACGATCCCACATCAAACTCTAAA CAGGTGAAATGTGGAAAATACAAAGATGTCACAGAGTGCGGG CAGGTGGACTTTAACTCAAGAAACACAGTGACTTCAGAGAGACAGACGTTTTACTGTGTCCCGATCCCAGGAGAATCCAATTGGGTCAAGGAA AGCTATGCAGGCACTAGTCAGGCACGAGTGGTGCCCTCCACTTCCTACGTCCCCAACAGGCATAAGCGCAGCTATGAAGAAGACGATGAGATGGACACGCAGTGCCAACAGACCAAAGATATCAGCCAAG GAGCTCAAAGCTCTTCTGAGTCTCACGGCAACACTGAGCCGAAGCGTCAAGAGACCGAAGCCCCCAGTCAGGACTCGTCTTCATCACACTGCACATCCAGCCTGGATCTCAACTTCCCTTTGCCTGGTGAAAAGGGCCCAGCCTGTCTTGTTAAG GTGTATGAGGACTGGGACAGTTTCAAGCTGAATGACATGTTGGAGGTATTTGGTATCCTCTCTGTGGACCCAGCCTTGAGCGTGATTGCAGATGAGAG AGAGGCATCTTCATTGCTGGACCCCACAGAAGGCATGGAGACTATGGAGGAACAGAGAGTTCACAGCCCACCAGCGTCACTTGTACCACGACTGCACATGCTGTATGCTCAACCTCTAGCGCACAACAACCCACTGCTGCCCTCTAGTCCACTGGAGAATAACGCAGACT ATTTGAGTTGTGTTCTTGGCGAGCTGGCTTCAGTCCGAGCAGAGCTGCTCACATTCTTTACACATATCCTGATGGGAGATTCACTTGCTGCAGAGTTCCTCATTCTCCATCTCATCTCCAATGT atacagCAGACGGGATGTTCTTCCTTTGGGCAAATTCACATTGAATCTCAGTGGCTGTCCTCTCAGCTCTCCATTCACAGAGCATCTCTTCAAAGTCATCCAACAGCTTGTGCCATCT TCATACCGACTATCAATGAGCCTGCATAATATGAACACCCAGCGCATGGTGCCTCGGAAAGACTACACCGCTAACCGTCTAGTGAGCGGGACTCTTCAGCTGGCCAAAAACACATCATTGTTTCTGGATGAGACGCAGTTGGAGCAGGGCCAACTGGACTCCACAG GTGTGCGTAATATCACTGCGCTGGGGAACCTGATCTCCTGGCAGAAGGTTGATTACGACTTCAACTACCACCAGATGGAATTCCCTTGCAATATTAACGTGCTTATCGCGTCCGAGGGCCGATCGCTCCTCCCG TCTGACTGTCAGGTTCACTTGAGGGCCTCTCTGAATCCACCTAACCTGGAGGAGTATCTGAGCGCGGTGCAGGTGGCACAGGTTCCATCCCAGCTCAACAAGTACCGTGTTTACCTTAGTGTGGCGCGGGCTCTGAACTACACCATTTCAGATGAGATCACAAAG GCTGTGGAAGAGGACTTTGTAGATATGCGAAAAGATGATCCTCAGAGTATGTCAGCAGAAGACCTTCATAGACTGCTGGTTGTTGCAAG
- the mcmbp gene encoding mini-chromosome maintenance complex-binding protein isoform X2 — MPTTHDWINNPLGVVDGLFAQSNSSPDWEKKVVEYFKEKLKLNDAHTWVPSLNDVPLHYLKPNSLVKFRCMVQDMFDPEFFMGVYEMNDPTSNSKQVKCGKYKDVTECGVDFNSRNTVTSERQTFYCVPIPGESNWVKESYAGTSQARVVPSTSYVPNRHKRSYEEDDEMDTQCQQTKDISQGAQSSSESHGNTEPKRQETEAPSQDSSSSHCTSSLDLNFPLPGEKGPACLVKVYEDWDSFKLNDMLEVFGILSVDPALSVIADEREASSLLDPTEGMETMEEQRVHSPPASLVPRLHMLYAQPLAHNNPLLPSSPLENNADYLSCVLGELASVRAELLTFFTHILMGDSLAAEFLILHLISNVYSRRDVLPLGKFTLNLSGCPLSSPFTEHLFKVIQQLVPSSYRLSMSLHNMNTQRMVPRKDYTANRLVSGTLQLAKNTSLFLDETQLEQGQLDSTGVRNITALGNLISWQKVDYDFNYHQMEFPCNINVLIASEGRSLLPSDCQVHLRASLNPPNLEEYLSAVQVAQVPSQLNKYRVYLSVARALNYTISDEITKAVEEDFVDMRKDDPQSMSAEDLHRLLVVARLLSLSHGQNTLSRDGWMKAKQLEALRISRTQQQKCVNGNEP, encoded by the exons ATGCCCACTACTCATGACTGGATCAATAACCCGCTGGGTGTTGTTGACGGGCTGTTTG CCCAGAGTAACTCCAGTCCAGACTGGGAGAAGAAAGTTGTGGAGTATTTCAAAGAGAAACTGAAACTAAACGACGCTCATACATGG GTTCCTTCTCTGAATGATGTTCCTCTGCACTACCTAAAGCCCAACAGCCTTGTAAAATTTCGTTGCATGGTCCAGGATATGTTTGATCCAGAGTTTTTCATGGGTGTTTATGAGATGAACGATCCCACATCAAACTCTAAA CAGGTGAAATGTGGAAAATACAAAGATGTCACAGAGTGCGGG GTGGACTTTAACTCAAGAAACACAGTGACTTCAGAGAGACAGACGTTTTACTGTGTCCCGATCCCAGGAGAATCCAATTGGGTCAAGGAAA GCTATGCAGGCACTAGTCAGGCACGAGTGGTGCCCTCCACTTCCTACGTCCCCAACAGGCATAAGCGCAGCTATGAAGAAGACGATGAGATGGACACGCAGTGCCAACAGACCAAAGATATCAGCCAAG GAGCTCAAAGCTCTTCTGAGTCTCACGGCAACACTGAGCCGAAGCGTCAAGAGACCGAAGCCCCCAGTCAGGACTCGTCTTCATCACACTGCACATCCAGCCTGGATCTCAACTTCCCTTTGCCTGGTGAAAAGGGCCCAGCCTGTCTTGTTAAG GTGTATGAGGACTGGGACAGTTTCAAGCTGAATGACATGTTGGAGGTATTTGGTATCCTCTCTGTGGACCCAGCCTTGAGCGTGATTGCAGATGAGAG AGAGGCATCTTCATTGCTGGACCCCACAGAAGGCATGGAGACTATGGAGGAACAGAGAGTTCACAGCCCACCAGCGTCACTTGTACCACGACTGCACATGCTGTATGCTCAACCTCTAGCGCACAACAACCCACTGCTGCCCTCTAGTCCACTGGAGAATAACGCAGACT ATTTGAGTTGTGTTCTTGGCGAGCTGGCTTCAGTCCGAGCAGAGCTGCTCACATTCTTTACACATATCCTGATGGGAGATTCACTTGCTGCAGAGTTCCTCATTCTCCATCTCATCTCCAATGT atacagCAGACGGGATGTTCTTCCTTTGGGCAAATTCACATTGAATCTCAGTGGCTGTCCTCTCAGCTCTCCATTCACAGAGCATCTCTTCAAAGTCATCCAACAGCTTGTGCCATCT TCATACCGACTATCAATGAGCCTGCATAATATGAACACCCAGCGCATGGTGCCTCGGAAAGACTACACCGCTAACCGTCTAGTGAGCGGGACTCTTCAGCTGGCCAAAAACACATCATTGTTTCTGGATGAGACGCAGTTGGAGCAGGGCCAACTGGACTCCACAG GTGTGCGTAATATCACTGCGCTGGGGAACCTGATCTCCTGGCAGAAGGTTGATTACGACTTCAACTACCACCAGATGGAATTCCCTTGCAATATTAACGTGCTTATCGCGTCCGAGGGCCGATCGCTCCTCCCG TCTGACTGTCAGGTTCACTTGAGGGCCTCTCTGAATCCACCTAACCTGGAGGAGTATCTGAGCGCGGTGCAGGTGGCACAGGTTCCATCCCAGCTCAACAAGTACCGTGTTTACCTTAGTGTGGCGCGGGCTCTGAACTACACCATTTCAGATGAGATCACAAAG GCTGTGGAAGAGGACTTTGTAGATATGCGAAAAGATGATCCTCAGAGTATGTCAGCAGAAGACCTTCATAGACTGCTGGTTGTTGCAAG
- the mcmbp gene encoding mini-chromosome maintenance complex-binding protein isoform X1: MPTTHDWINNPLGVVDGLFAQSNSSPDWEKKVVEYFKEKLKLNDAHTWVPSLNDVPLHYLKPNSLVKFRCMVQDMFDPEFFMGVYEMNDPTSNSKQVKCGKYKDVTECGQVDFNSRNTVTSERQTFYCVPIPGESNWVKESYAGTSQARVVPSTSYVPNRHKRSYEEDDEMDTQCQQTKDISQGAQSSSESHGNTEPKRQETEAPSQDSSSSHCTSSLDLNFPLPGEKGPACLVKVYEDWDSFKLNDMLEVFGILSVDPALSVIADEREASSLLDPTEGMETMEEQRVHSPPASLVPRLHMLYAQPLAHNNPLLPSSPLENNADYLSCVLGELASVRAELLTFFTHILMGDSLAAEFLILHLISNVYSRRDVLPLGKFTLNLSGCPLSSPFTEHLFKVIQQLVPSSYRLSMSLHNMNTQRMVPRKDYTANRLVSGTLQLAKNTSLFLDETQLEQGQLDSTGVRNITALGNLISWQKVDYDFNYHQMEFPCNINVLIASEGRSLLPSDCQVHLRASLNPPNLEEYLSAVQVAQVPSQLNKYRVYLSVARALNYTISDEITKAVEEDFVDMRKDDPQSMSAEDLHRLLVVARLLSLSHGQNTLSRDGWMKAKQLEALRISRTQQQKCVNGNEP, translated from the exons ATGCCCACTACTCATGACTGGATCAATAACCCGCTGGGTGTTGTTGACGGGCTGTTTG CCCAGAGTAACTCCAGTCCAGACTGGGAGAAGAAAGTTGTGGAGTATTTCAAAGAGAAACTGAAACTAAACGACGCTCATACATGG GTTCCTTCTCTGAATGATGTTCCTCTGCACTACCTAAAGCCCAACAGCCTTGTAAAATTTCGTTGCATGGTCCAGGATATGTTTGATCCAGAGTTTTTCATGGGTGTTTATGAGATGAACGATCCCACATCAAACTCTAAA CAGGTGAAATGTGGAAAATACAAAGATGTCACAGAGTGCGGG CAGGTGGACTTTAACTCAAGAAACACAGTGACTTCAGAGAGACAGACGTTTTACTGTGTCCCGATCCCAGGAGAATCCAATTGGGTCAAGGAAA GCTATGCAGGCACTAGTCAGGCACGAGTGGTGCCCTCCACTTCCTACGTCCCCAACAGGCATAAGCGCAGCTATGAAGAAGACGATGAGATGGACACGCAGTGCCAACAGACCAAAGATATCAGCCAAG GAGCTCAAAGCTCTTCTGAGTCTCACGGCAACACTGAGCCGAAGCGTCAAGAGACCGAAGCCCCCAGTCAGGACTCGTCTTCATCACACTGCACATCCAGCCTGGATCTCAACTTCCCTTTGCCTGGTGAAAAGGGCCCAGCCTGTCTTGTTAAG GTGTATGAGGACTGGGACAGTTTCAAGCTGAATGACATGTTGGAGGTATTTGGTATCCTCTCTGTGGACCCAGCCTTGAGCGTGATTGCAGATGAGAG AGAGGCATCTTCATTGCTGGACCCCACAGAAGGCATGGAGACTATGGAGGAACAGAGAGTTCACAGCCCACCAGCGTCACTTGTACCACGACTGCACATGCTGTATGCTCAACCTCTAGCGCACAACAACCCACTGCTGCCCTCTAGTCCACTGGAGAATAACGCAGACT ATTTGAGTTGTGTTCTTGGCGAGCTGGCTTCAGTCCGAGCAGAGCTGCTCACATTCTTTACACATATCCTGATGGGAGATTCACTTGCTGCAGAGTTCCTCATTCTCCATCTCATCTCCAATGT atacagCAGACGGGATGTTCTTCCTTTGGGCAAATTCACATTGAATCTCAGTGGCTGTCCTCTCAGCTCTCCATTCACAGAGCATCTCTTCAAAGTCATCCAACAGCTTGTGCCATCT TCATACCGACTATCAATGAGCCTGCATAATATGAACACCCAGCGCATGGTGCCTCGGAAAGACTACACCGCTAACCGTCTAGTGAGCGGGACTCTTCAGCTGGCCAAAAACACATCATTGTTTCTGGATGAGACGCAGTTGGAGCAGGGCCAACTGGACTCCACAG GTGTGCGTAATATCACTGCGCTGGGGAACCTGATCTCCTGGCAGAAGGTTGATTACGACTTCAACTACCACCAGATGGAATTCCCTTGCAATATTAACGTGCTTATCGCGTCCGAGGGCCGATCGCTCCTCCCG TCTGACTGTCAGGTTCACTTGAGGGCCTCTCTGAATCCACCTAACCTGGAGGAGTATCTGAGCGCGGTGCAGGTGGCACAGGTTCCATCCCAGCTCAACAAGTACCGTGTTTACCTTAGTGTGGCGCGGGCTCTGAACTACACCATTTCAGATGAGATCACAAAG GCTGTGGAAGAGGACTTTGTAGATATGCGAAAAGATGATCCTCAGAGTATGTCAGCAGAAGACCTTCATAGACTGCTGGTTGTTGCAAG